Genomic window (Clarias gariepinus isolate MV-2021 ecotype Netherlands chromosome 4, CGAR_prim_01v2, whole genome shotgun sequence):
ACTGTAGGATTATTATACCCCAAATATTGAATCATTTGTAATTTTATGGaaaagtagtatttttaaagaatttacatttttaaagaaaatatcagAAGACTTTGTTTagaactattttttttagaagcaATTCTATATGAAGATATATGAGGTAGTTTTCTGAAGATAgatgtatgaataaattatgtgcCATAGTGCAGGTACAGTAAACTGCAGTACACTGACCTGTCagtaaaaaaggaaaggaaaaaagagcGACTTGCAGTGTTTTAGTAGACCTCTTTAGTGACGGATATATTAACGTAGGGTGGGTTTTAAAGACAAGAGGCAAATTTCATTTTTGTACCACATTTAATTTGCACATTCAGTGTGTTGAAGAACACCAACATACAGGTTAATGTATCATATGTGTTATATTAAATGTCACTGAACATTCAGTAATGtaaattatccttttttttatttctaaacaaaactccttccaattaatgttttttttttttttcactaaatgTATTAGAATTGTTACACCTTCTGGTTTTCTTCTggtatttagatttttgtttccCTATttcacttgtttaaaaaaaaaatcaaacccttttttttttacttactgttGCACAGTACTGAGGAATCAGCAGAGGAGGTGTTCAATGGGTGTAATGAGAACCCTTAAATCATATATGATCAAACCCCCTTTTCATTTCAGTATTCTTCTAGTTGCTACCGTATATGACCCCATAAAAATGACAACCAAGATAGCCGATGCAAGACATATCTAAAGAGGTGTAAAAAGACTGCAAATATAATTGAAAGTTTTTAAAGGGTGAGCAGAGGAGAGACTGTGTGTTTTATGGTttgacaggtgtgtgtgcagtgtacaACAGTACCAATAAAGCAATGCACACTAGCCTGGCAGGTCAGGGATCAAAAGTCTGAAATATAATGTCCATTAACCGAGCACAATTCACTGTAGGAAGGCAGGAAGTCATCATTTTAGTGTCCTAATTGTTGTTTAGGAAACACACCacaccatataaaaaaaaaaaaaaaaaagacaatcgTGCCATTGGCATTAAGTGCATATAGTACAATACCTATTAAATACACATCAGTGCCCCTTTAcagtttgtacagtatttacagtgacATTAAGAAACAGTACAGAAAGACTAAAATTATAAAAGTGGCTACATGAAGCATGTGTGACGCATCGTATAGATGTAGTGACATTCAAGTTGACTTTCAGTACATGTGGATTGGCTTCAGTTTTAAATGTAGCCTTGCACTGAAGTGTGTATTAACAGTATTCCAGTCACATGTTTGCTCAATTTAGTCAATAGGTTAAACAGAAGATCGACCAGGACCAGGATCAGGATCAACCAGTGTGTGCATATAGGGGGTCAACTTCAAccgaatcatcatcatcatgatcatcatcACTAACATGCTAAGTAGAAGGgcagcatgatttttttttttaaacctgataTTCATAGTAAGTAAATTGGCATGTCACTTGAAAGTCATTATACACCCTAAAATGATATGATGCACACCATCATCACTGTCTAGTGTTTGCttcatttcttacattttttacagtaattCTTGTGTTATTCAGACATGCGGTACAGTGAACTACAGCAGTGTAGTGAGGTCTGTGAAGGCAGACATGTTACACCTTaatttaaacatacatacaaTCAGTGCTAAGAGTTTACTTGTAACAGTCTCAAAATTGTGGACATAGCAATATTTTGGTCTCTTAAGTTACTATTCATCAGTCAGTGTGTTCGTGTATGTGTATGCACATTTGTCTAAGACTGTGTGTGGTTCACTAAAACGGTGCTGTTTAGAAAGGATTATTTGAGAGCTATCTCTACGTAGTTGTTGCAAAAGTCCACTGTGACGTGCTCTAATTCACTGTCTTGctgtattcttatttttttttttaaagacagatAAAGTGAGATGTCTCAAGGTCTCCCTcatgtttatttgtatatccttattgtgtactgtatgtgtgtgtgtgtgtgtgtttggttttgtgtgtgtgtgtatatctatgTTTACTGCGTATGTTTATTGGTTTATGTCTGTGGAGAACAGGAGAAAGCTCAATACTCGACAAGGCTGTGCCACTTGGAGATTTGCCGGCGTGGGTTTTGGCAGACCTCCTGCCAGTGGGTAGCACCAGAGGTGCAGGGACTGTGTGTCCCCAGCACTAGACGTCCCACGGTCTGGTTCTTTGTAGTGCGGTCAAAGTCCATAACCAGAAATTCGATAGAGATGTCGGGCAGCAAATCTGCAGGTACGTCGTAGATGAAGGACTCGTTGAAAACAGGATTCATCGTGCACTTCTTCACATGAGTCTTCTTCTTGGCAATGCGCTTGCGGTTGTAGAACACGTTCACTTTCACATATGGGTCTGAAATAAGGGGCAAGTTTATTAATGACAGCATGACTAGTATATGACATTAGGTCAAACAATCTTAATAGTCCATTAAggttataatataaataaaatctagtAATATTTTTACTCTAGTTTCACTAAAACATTTATAACCACATAtaacaatgtaataaaatatgtagAAAATGGCAAGAAGGTGAGGAAAATATAACCCCaaatctatgtgtgtgtgtgtgtgtgtgtgtgtatgtctacTCACTTCCAGCCAGGCCAGTGATGTCCAACTTGGGAAGATGTCTAGCTTTCAGTACTACCACGCTGAGTCTATGAGAAACAGGCTGATACGAAAGAGACACCAGCAGCTCTCCACGGCTCACacactgcaaaataaaaaacatacgaAACAACCTTCTTCACTACACTGATAccttcattcactcactcatcttcccTATTTACTTCAGGATACAGTATCACACATCTGTACACCACATGTGCCTAATGTAAAAAACACTGTTTATGAAAATCCTACTTTGTAAATGTCCTGCATACACTGGACCTTTCATACACAGCCTACACTCCTCCTATAGACATTTACTATTCATGCTTACGTGCTAACAAAACTAGCTGTTTATGCACTTCAGCTTGCAATATGAGACAGCTTAAGAGTTTGGTTAAATCAATAaccaataaaatgaaaacaaaaccacAAGAGAATGAACCCTATGAATATAACAAGGAACGGAAAACATTCTGTATTATGATTTCAGTTATAAAATAGCACAATTTAACCTGAGATGAGAAAATGAAACTCCCAGTCTGAGAATGCCTGCCTTGTTCAAACTAAAGGAGCTGTACTTCTTTGGTATGCTTATGCTCTTaactatactatatataataactaAAGGTTTGAGTCCAGTTTATTACTCTAGTGCAAAAAGTGTCAAATTAAAAGCCATTTTTGGTTTGAAACTTTGAAGTGAAGTACATTAGAAATCACTCCATATTAACCTTTAGAAATTGAAACCACCTGTATGTGAACACTTGTATGTCTCTTAAAAAGTTCTAAGATATTTCCCAGAGCGCAAGAATAAACACAAGCGGTTGCTCTTTGTTTCACATTtacacgtgcactttatgttgaatttttgctgtctttatgtatagtctttaattaggtttgttaatttatggtgtTAATTTGTTGTCTTggcgttttgttttgttaaataaatgtagttAGCATCACCTTGGTTCAGGAAAAACGAtgtttcgttttactgtgtactgaaactgtatatggttgaaatgccAATTGTGACGGTGGGCTGAAGGCCAACTCCTTATATACTATAACAGGCGGCGTGTTCAGCACCAAGGCCAGCGACAAGGCTTTTTGAAAAGGGGCGGGGCACCAAAATCACTCATTAAAGCCTGGCTATAAAAGAAGACCAGAACACcagattagtgtgtgtgatgtttcgTAAGTAACCTTAGATCACTTTGTTGTTCGCTTCTTTTAGACTCCGAGAGATCCGGGGGGGCTAAGGGAAAGAGTGCACCAGAGGCTTTCTCTCTTGTGACCTAACCTCCAGTCTTGTCCAGCCCATCGGCTCATTTCAACTGCCCACTGCTGCTGCTTCATTTGGAAAATTACTATGGTTTCCCCCTGCTCAGATAAGACCTGCACACCCACATTTTTGCACCTTTAATGCACTAAAAACTGAGAAATTGACTGTGTGTTAATAAAACATGCACCTGTTTGAGCACCACAATGTCATCTCTGTGTAAAgtgctttacacaataaaagcctacttgacctCAACCTCttgatttattattagttttaaaaaaatactcagATTGTAAGATTGTTCCAGTGCTGTCCAGTgaaaattatattcttgataAAGTCTGAGGTAATGTTTGCATAATGTACTGCTCTCACCTGCATGCTTCTCTTGCAGATTGGCTGTGTGATTTGGACTTTGCCTGTGCTGAGCTCCACACCCGTCAGTGGCACCAATGCCTCACCGATGACATCGTCGCGAGCAAAATGGTCAAAGCTCAGCACGAGGAAGTGGAGCGTGAGCTCCGACAGCGAGCTGTACGGGACACCATAAAATGTGAACGTCTCGTCGAAGGCGGGCTCAAGCGTCTTGCGCAGGACCCGGGTCTTCACTCTGTGCTTCTTTTCGGGCAATATGGTCATCTTGATGTACGGGTCAGCACTGCCTGCCTGGCTGTCCACAGCACGTAAACCACGCGCCTCAAGTACAGTCACCACCAGCGCCTTCTTCGGGAAATTGTAGTCGATGGTGAGGCTGAGCGTTCCACGATCGGCCTCGTCGGTGAAGGGCGTGGCGCTGTTTGATGCTGTGGTACTTGAGCTTTGGCTGCCGCTGCTTGAGTGGTTCTCCAGGCAACAGTAGTCTGCACGAACAGGAAGCTCCCTCTCTAGTCGTGGAGTTAGGTGAGCGCTTTCATCTAAACCGCCTACTTCAAACTGAGGTGTCCCCGTCGGACTCTTCTCGGCAGCCACGTCCACCAGGACAACAGGACACCCCTTGCCCTCTCTCTCTACGTCGCTGCTGTCGCCGGCGACTCGACGCACGAGCCGCACAATCCTCTTGCTGCTGGTCAGTGCCTCTGGGTAGATGCTCATGCCCTTCAGCATGTGGATGAACTTGTAAGGCGGGTCTGTCAACGGGTCACCACACTCTGTCTGGACACCATGGAGCTTATGGCTCATCCTGTGGTAACGTTTTTGGCAGCATGTCCACACAAAGATTAAGGCAACCACTGCAACCACCAGAACGCCGGCGCCGATGAAGCCCGCCAGTACCGGGGACATATCTGAAAAAGATGTAAATAGGTTTTTTAGCACTATGTTCTTGTCTGTGTTTATCAGAAAAGATGTGCACACCTAGAGAGATGAAACGAAAAAATCAAAAACAGCTACGTATATGTTAAGTGTTCATAATACTTTTATGAGCATATAAATACACCAGGTTAAGAGAACCTTACCGGACAAAATAAgagaatattaaaaaatattttgattcaGATTATTGACTTATTTGTGTAAGAGTTAAAAACAACCATCGGCTCAGGGTAGTACAATATGTCCAGCTAATAATTGCCAGCGTTTATTTCCTTCAAGAACGGCAGCTGAGAGGCTTTGACGCAATGTGCATGTGAAAGTGGGACAGAAATAAATCGCACAGACGGTGGGAAACAGAGTGAGTGTGGGAGGATGAGATGATTCAGAGAGACAAAGCAactaaaacagacaaaaaaaaatctagagaTAAACTGAgtgttgttataaaaaaaacaatacatctGCGTCACGATGCGGT
Coding sequences:
- the syt11b gene encoding synaptotagmin-11b, whose protein sequence is MAEITEIRAAYDMSPVLAGFIGAGVLVVAVVALIFVWTCCQKRYHRMSHKLHGVQTECGDPLTDPPYKFIHMLKGMSIYPEALTSSKRIVRLVRRVAGDSSDVEREGKGCPVVLVDVAAEKSPTGTPQFEVGGLDESAHLTPRLERELPVRADYCCLENHSSSGSQSSSTTASNSATPFTDEADRGTLSLTIDYNFPKKALVVTVLEARGLRAVDSQAGSADPYIKMTILPEKKHRVKTRVLRKTLEPAFDETFTFYGVPYSSLSELTLHFLVLSFDHFARDDVIGEALVPLTGVELSTGKVQITQPICKRSMQCVSRGELLVSLSYQPVSHRLSVVVLKARHLPKLDITGLAGNPYVKVNVFYNRKRIAKKKTHVKKCTMNPVFNESFIYDVPADLLPDISIEFLVMDFDRTTKNQTVGRLVLGTHSPCTSGATHWQEVCQNPRRQISKWHSLVEY